Genomic segment of Trichoderma breve strain T069 chromosome 7 map unlocalized scaffold00007, whole genome shotgun sequence:
GAGCTATATGAATACTCAGGGTCTTGGAGGTAAGgaggaaggaagaaaatTGATCGATTAGAAGTTGTACGCGTTGCATAGACCGGGCTAGTGCCCTGCTATTCCTGCCCGGTAGCATCAGCTTGGTACACATACAGCTTTCCACGTACTGAAGACCCGTCTGCAAGCCTATCCATGCGCTATTACGTATATGTGGCTTTAACTACTCCATATGAACTCTAGCATTCATATGTGAGCAATCAAACGCGTCTTTTAAACCTAGCAATCTAGGCACAGGCGATGTATAGGTATTGAAGTGATAGGGCGGTGTAGAGAATGTTGTCAGCTACGGATGGTGTGCATGAAGTTCTCCCCCGCCCACGTGGTATTAAGACTTACGACCAACTCAAGACTATTCTGTGAAAGTAAGTTACCAAACCCAATATGTTACTTTACATACCTTTCGCCAGGAATCAATTGACATGCATCGCCTCCGAGGCCTGGTTAACATATCATACATATATCTCTATTTCCATGTATAATAGCGGTTGTGCCGTTCATCAATGTGCACGCGAGGCCAAGTCATCTATAATTATTGCCCGCCGGTCGCTATAAAAATGGCTTTACCACGTCCTTGTATGTTTGAAACAGACACTGCACTATTATAGCAGTTTATAAATAGATTGGAGGGCTGTATTGTAGTATCTAGCAAGGGGTTTGTAAAATCACATGCAAATTGAGATGTCGATCAATGAGTATTACGCGACTGTAGAAGAAGGTATTGTTTTGTGGAATAGTATAGCCCGCATTACGATTAGCTTCCCTACGTAGGAGCTGTAGTTAAATCTTACAAACAACTTGAATGAGCAGTAAATGCTCTGTtcttttattcttatttttaCCGTCTTCAAACCAAAGCCTTCCGATATTCTACGGTGAGTGATATATAATAACTACCATTTGTCGCTCACATGTCGAACAGCCAACTATCCTGCATACGTTGTTGTATGTGACCACCGACAAGAGATGTGAAGATGGTTACCAAGTCTGGACTTATGAAGACTCTCTAGCATGGATATTTTTGATGCATTTGTGAGATCACTACACAACAAATAAGTCACCAATGTGTCGCAAAACGACTAGGCAActgctcttccatctttcAGTATGAAGTTCGCACTGATAAAGAACAACAGCCATAATTGCATAATATATATAGGCTCTTAGCAGTGCATGAATCGCCACCAAGTTCGCATTAATGTTAGAAAGCAAAGGCACATTTGGGAAAAGTGCTATACACTTGCAGTCGCAGTGGCAAACATAGTTTTCCTGTCAACCTAGATAGTTTCGGAAGAAGTCTGGTTGCATCAAATGGATCAATATGAGAGTTCTATGCAATATGGTATCGAAGTCTTCAACGCCAGTGGGGCATACTTTTTGTAATGCTCGCTCTATTCATTTCGAAAATCTTTTGCTATTCGCCACGTAAAGACATTTCGCTAACATGGAGAACGTAGGCGTCATTACGGTATATCTCAAGCCAGTTCAGCTGAGCTTAGCCTGTTAACCTCTCAGGCTATTACAATAATCTCATTACGAGATGGGCCACGAGATTGCGTAACATATCGCACACCATGCCCTCTAAAGATCGGTCACGCTGCGAGGTAGTATTTGCAGAGACTTGCTAACGGCTATTCTGTTTAGTAGTCTTTCTCCCTCGGACCGACTGCATATTAGGTTGTCTTCGCGAAAACACCAATGTATTGTCAGGTAGGGATCGAACGTATTAGCCTCTATTGGATGTTCCATTCCGCATTCAGTAACCATAGCATACGAGGTTGACTTTTGGTCACCAGTTATGGCATGGATTGCAGCATCACACACGGACTATGGAATTTTTTAGCCGCAACCTCTGGCTATATTATGTGTAATGCTACGTTTTGTATAATGACGGTGCATTCTGCCAGCTTATTTAATGGGTAATATGTATTGAGGCGGAGACGGAGTTTATTAGCCGCCAGTCAAGGCTATGCATGTTGCGGATTCCCCGGGCTTTATCCTGTGATGCCGAATGCTACATTGGCATGACACCTTGGGACAAGTAGACAGAGACATCATCGTGACTATAAAATGGGTTATATCATGCCAAAATATTCTATCATGATCCCACACAGTCTCAACACCAGCCGCTTCAAAGGAGATCATCATGGTTGTAGGCATTCTTGCGACTCTGGCCACGCTGGCCACACTGGCAGCTAGCGTTCCCCTCGAGGAACGACAGTCTTGCTCAAGTGTTTGGTATTACACCAAGCGTTTCTTTCTGTCTAGAAAAAATGATACTAACTCATATCTAGGGGTCAATGTGGTGGCCAAAACTGGGCTGGACCGTTCTGCTGTGCCTCCGGAAGCACTTGTGTGTATTCCAATGACTACTACTCTCAGTGTCTTCCTGGCGCGGCAAGCTCAAGTTCTTCCACTCGCGCCTCGTCGACAACTTCTCGGGTGTCGTCAGCAACATCGACTAGATCGAGCGCTTCAACGCCCCCTCCTGCCTCTTCAACTACCCCAGCACCGCCAGTGGGATCTGGAACGGCAACATACTCGGGTAACCCCTTTGTTGGAGTCACGCCTTGGGCCAATTCCTTTTATGCCTCCGAAGTCAGCACTTTGGCAATCCCAAGCTTGACAGGAGCTATGGCCACTGCTGCGGCCGCTGTGGCAAAGGTGCCATCTTTCATGTGGCTGTAAGTACTCTTGATATGACACGATGTTCCAACATATTGATCTCTGTTGCAGAGACACTCTGGACAAGACTCCTTTGATGAGCTCGACGTTGTCGGACATCCGTGCCGCAAACAAGGCCGGAGGCAATTACGCTGGACAATTTGTTGTCTACGACCTGCCAGATCGTGATtgtgccgccgccgcttcTAATGGTGAATATTCTATCGCCGATGGTGGTGTTGCCAAATACAAGAACTACATCGATACCATTCGTGGAATCGTCACCACCTTTTCCGACATTCGCATCCTTTTGGTTGTTGGTAAGAGCTCTCAGCCGAATGTTCTCCAGAATCACTTCTAACTATGTATCCATCCAGAGCCCGACTCTCTTGCCAACCTGGTTACTAACCTCGCCACCCCGAAGTGCTCAAACGCCCAATCTGCATACCTGGAATGCATTAATTACGCCATCACGCAGCTGAACCTTCCAAATGTTGCGATGTACTTGGATGCTGGCCACGCTGGATGGCTTGGATGGCCAGCAAACCAAGACCCAGCTGCCCAGTTGTTCGCAAACGTTTACAAGAATGCGTCATCTCCTCGAGCCGTCCGTGGATTGGCCACCAATGTGGCTAACTACAATGCGTGGAATATTACTACCGCCCCTTCATACACTCAAGGAAACGCTGTTTACAATGAGAAGCTGTATATTCACGCCATCGGACCCCTTCTTGCCAACCACGGCTGGTCAAACGCTTTCTTCATCACTGACCAAGGTCGGTCTGGCAAGCAGCCAACCGGGCAGCAACAGTGGGGTGACTGGTGCAATGCTGTTGGCACTGGATTTGGTATCCGTCCTTCTTCCAACACTGGAGACTCACTGTTGGATTCATTCGTCTGGGTCAAGCCAGGTGGCGAGTGCGATGGTACTAGCAATAGCAGTGCACCACGATTTGATTATCACTGCGCTCAATCAGATGCTTTGCAGCCAGCACCTGAAGCCGGTTCTTGGTTCCAGGCTTATTTCGTGCAGCTTCTTACGAACGCGAACCCGTCATTCCTGTAGGTCGATTGACCGTGGGGCTTTTTAAAATGTGTTCGGATGAATGAGTTTCTATTTGATGGATCCTATATATATTTCAGGTACCAGCAGCTGGTCGATAGGTCAGAAATACATAACTTGATGGCTGATATATGGTCAACATCAGAatcctttgtttcctttaACTTCTTTGGTTGGATACAGCAATCTACAGTTTAGCGCAGTTTAGCTGCCAATCCATTAGACACCTGCGAAATTGCCGACAACATCGACCGTTTGTGACCAGTATAAATTTATTCTCGCTCAATCATTTAAATTGCCGCTAGACAGTTGGTCGCTTCTCGTTCTATTATGCCGTGAATTTCTCCATGACATGTAGTTATTTGTAATGAAAATCCCAAATCTGCCGACTATTACTAGACTTGATCCCCAGACGACTAGTCTCATCATATCGACGGCTTTAGTACTTGACAATGATGCCAAATAAAGAGATTTAGCTGCAATGGTAATAATCGCTCCTTTGCAGAAAAGACTCGCTCTTTTACTCATATCAGTAACAGCTCTACTTGGACGCCTGGCACTAATAAGTGTGCTCATAATAACCTCCCTTGCTTGGTCTAAACTCAGATCTTTTGAAGGTTTTCCAAATGCAGAGAGGGATTTCTTCTCCAGGTAGTATGTATATGGGCGCGTTGTCGCATGGATTGAGTGCGCTATTAGGAGCCCGATTGGCGAGGTGTTGTATCGCATTAAGTGGAAGAATCTGTTGCGCATCTGATGCGCATCTTGCGCGCCCATTTCTAGTGTGATTTTGCCGGTATGAATTTGTCCAAGTATATTATCGATAGCATCTCCGACAGCCTGATGATACTCTTTGCGAACACGGTTGTCATGAATGATCCATTGGctaaagatgatgaagattccTTCATAAAAGTTGAAGCGAGTGATCAAGAAGGGCTGAAAGATTGTATTGACGGAAAagttctccatctccaatgcGTCGACCACTTGATTCATGCAGAGTTCTCACTGCTGGTTCTGAGAGCATGATATGGGATCTATTTCTCATATGTATCCAACGATGGTAGCGTTGAAAAAATTTCAAGAAATTCTTAGCGCGCGGCACGTATTAGTTTGTTTGCAACAGCGTAAGCACAATGCCCAACCCGCTAAACATGCCCCCCACTCATCGGCGATATTACACAGGTAAGGTATTCAATAAGAATCTCATTGCTGATATATGCTTAAATAAATGCTTCCGAATAGGTAACACTGGGAAATACCTTGCTCACACCACTTGGAGCGCCACAGTCGCTGACATAATAATGTAGGGCGCAGATCACATCAATTGGAGGAAGGGGAACCTGAAATCGTTGCCACATGGGTATTGATGACCTCTAAGATGAGTTCTCATTGTCTCGTTTCGTTGGCTGCATGAGCACACTTAGATTTAGTGTTATGAATGTATCCATTGAAGTAAGAGCTATGTCACGTTACCCAAAGAACCGTTGACTCTTTTACATAACAACATCCATACAAAATAATTGTGTTGAGCATGTGTGTGCTCACTAAAGTGATCCCTATGCCAACCACTTGGCACTCTTTGCTTGGCCGTTGTTGAAAGTAAAGCAGTTGTAACCATCGCCCAGCTCACTTGCGACTCCCGTAATCTCATTTATGCAATTCTCGTCGCTATAAAATGAGACAGGCTGCTGAACATTGTCGAATTGGCTGCCTCTATACTGAGCACTGGCAAATGCTGCAGTGGAGCTGGTACAATCGCCTGGCTGAACAACTGTGGTCCCAACAACGATTCCACCAGCACATCTTGCATCGGTATAAGAGTCAAAGAGCACAGGGTTCTGGGCGAGAACAGCTGAGCAAGCTGACAGAAGGTATAGAATCTGGATGGAGTTAGCACTCTTGATGCAGTCTTGATGCAGAAACAGGAGAGAGGGATAGGGAACATTAAAATATAACTACATACAGTTTTTTGCATTTTGTCAAAGCACTGTCTTCTTAACGAGGTGATATGAGAACAATAATTGTTTATACTTGATGGAACGGAGATGCAGTGTCTAGTTTGCTCTCAAGGAGAGAACACATGGcgtatatatagatatatcGCTTCTTGAGTACAATGTAATATGTACGCCCGCAAATAAACATTACCCCAGAACAAAATGTATCACGGAAGAAATATCTGTCCGGTCAGCGTAGTACTGGCTAACATCCCGGTCCCTTTACCCCATAGTTTCTGTGGAAGGCAAGgaacagacaagacaaatcATCAATTGAGATGCATTCGCAatcaagttttttttaacaATTTATGCGGATTTATGCGGCAACGTTAATCTTTGGCGGGATTTTGCCGCCATTTTGGTTCGGTACATATTCCAAGACAGGAATGGTATCCGATGCAACAAGGCAATTGCGTATGTATTACAACCTGGCCTAACCCAGGTATGCATAAAGAATAGCTAGCCCAATCAGGATCAAAGATTTAAACGCTCACCCATCTAGGCATAAGAGCAGAGGTGTACTGTAAAACAGAGGTTGCAACTGGGAACATCATGTAATGAGCCACCCGAGATGGCATAGTACATAAGTTCGATCCGTTACACTCGTTTGGATAATTTACACAGCGACTCATTAACAATGTACCAAAAGTAGATACAGGCCACACCACCTAATATACTTTAGTTACCTATGCCCATCAAAGCCTGCTGCCGCAGGGGCAGGGTGTTATTAGCGGTAAATGGAAAGGGTTGACAGAATGTCTCTATGAGACACGGTTGGATACTATTCCCTTGCGTATGAATATTATTTGAGAACCTCTGAGTGGCAGTAAGAATAGTGGTGGGGGGATAACTCGTATCCGAACACATCGGGAATCTTCAGAAACTCGCTACAAAGAGCTCTTAACTAGGGGTGAGCCATCCCCTTGTTTccaaaatattatataattatacctttattatatagtGTTTTTTACCTTGAACTGATGCTACTCTAAATGAAAATTCTGAGCAACTCGACGAGAGCCAAGATCGCCATCGCCTGGCCGTATGGCATGGGCGTAATGGGAATTTTCTTGTAAAACTCCAAATCTGATCCCATCCCCGTTCCAAATGATGTGTTTAACAGTTGGCCATCGGAGTTGATGTTACTCAGGACACCCTGAATTGCTTTGAATGCTACATTTCTGTATTCATCCTTCAGGTAGTGCTTGCGTTGTGCCTTTAGCAAGCCGAATGCAAAGCCAGCGGTTGCACTGGACTCCTGGTAAGACCCATCCTCTTCTGGAATATCCAGTAAAGTGCGCCAAAGCCCGCTTGGTGCTTGAAAAGCTTTTAATGCTTCACATTGGGCAGCCAGCGTGGATTTTAAATGTATGCAGAACGGGTCATCGGAGGCTAGATCTAACAATTCGATAATCTCTGGTATCACAATTGTAAGCCAGCTATTACCCCGTGCCCATCTTGCCGACGCAAAGTTGTGGCCTCCATCGTTGAACGACCATccgtggaagaagaggcctGTCCTGGCATCAAATAGATACTGAATATGTAGCAGAAACTGGTACTTTGCCTCTTTGACATAATGAGGGCGATCTAGCACAAGTccaatcttggccagcgGCAACAcagtcatcatcaaggtGTCGTCCCACAGCTGCTGATCGTTTTCCTCCAAGTACGTGATATGCTGCATTCCTCCGTATTTTGTTCGCTCCAGGTCATGATATGCCCACTCTGCCCAACTATCGAGCCAGAGGAGATATGTAGGGTTCTTTGTTTTCTCATAAACATAAGCCAAGGTGAGCATGGCTGCCATTGTGTTAATGTTTTTGGTAGTACCGCCAGAAGCAAATCGGTTTTGGAACCAATCCTCTATGATCTGAAGATATTTGGGATCCCCTGTCGCCTGGTAGTACTGCCATATTCCGTAAAGTCCGACGCCATGTGTCCACTCCCAGTCATTCCACCCCTTTGTGTCTATTACTCGGCCATCGGCAAGAGTCATGAGAAATTCTCCGGTCTCATCCTTTATATTGACGAGTCCATGGATGAGGAGTTGGATTTTGGAGTGTATCTCCTGTGCGTCAAATCCATGGGCGGTGAGTGGCATACTGCTTGTTGGCTGCAGGTAATGACTGGGAAAATTGGCAGTTGCAAAAACTGGAAATCGTTAAAAGACAGCCTTTTAGAGTAGTATTTATCACGAGTAGAAGCCGCTTGGAAGCAGTTCAAGTGAGTCGTGGCCAGACCATGACAAACAACACTAGGCAGCTTTTGAGTTTTGCTCGGAGGAGATCGCCCGTCGGTGAATCCTAGCTTCTCGGAACTACCAACTTCGGCTCGGCTCATTTCGAAGCGAGCAATCGCCACATAAGCTGGGGTTTTCCATAGTTTGCGCCTTTTAGCATCTGCCCCGCAACGCCACAGGGGAGGAATTTACGAGTCGCGAAGGAAAGTCTTCCAACAGCAAAGGGCCGCCTCACGTTCATTGGTGGACTCTACTCAGTTCCACCATCTTGATCCTCGGTGTAAATCGAAGCGAGAGCTGTTCAAAGCTTCATCAGCTCATCCCCAGAGGTCGTTTCCACAGCAGAGTTTGGGGAAAGTCGCTAGTTTCGGCGTGACCCCAGATTTCATTTTGCATTTGCGGGGAGAAGGTCTTGGCATCTGTCGGTATGCAGGATTGCTAGATCCTGcgaataaataaaatacgGGTTATCGCCTCACTTTCTCTCAACGAGCCGCTCATAAGGCCTATAACCTTGCTTCAACAACGCCATATTTGATACCAGAACGGGGAGGGTTGAGCCTCTATCTCACAATGGCGCCACCAAAGTCTGACCCCAGCGTTGACGAAATCGAGAATAATATAGCGACGGTTTTGTCAAACGAGATTGAGAAAGACCATACAGATTACGGAAGAGTCGACAAGGAGCTTGCTCAATACATTACCGATGCGAGAATCACCATCAGCCCGGAGAAGAACGATGAGCTGCGCCGTAAAATTGATCGGCGTATTCTAGCCGTCATGATTTCGACGTACTTCTTACAAGCTATTGACAAAGGCACAATGTCTTTTGCATCAATTATGGGCATCAAAACCGATACTCATTTGTCTGGACAAGACGTAAGTTAGCTCCTGTATCTGATGGTCAGAGTCAATCACGTGCTGAATTAGTTGGGAACACATAGTATAACTGGTTGACAACTTGCGTTTTCATCACGATCCTTATCGTCGAATATCCTCAAAACTACATCATTGCGAGGGTGCCAATCGCGAAATATCTCGGTTTCAATATTGTGGCTTGGGGTGCGGTGTTAGCCTGCACCGCTGCCTGCACCAATTTTACCGGGTTGCTCGTAGTTCGAACTCTCCTGGGCCTTTTTGAGTCTGTTTGTCAGCCAACATTCGTTGTCTTGTCTGCAATGTGGTATAGAcgagaagaacaagctgCTCGTGTGGCTTATTGGTAAGCTTTGAGAGTCTGAGACATATACACGAGAATTTGCTAATCTCTTAAACCGTAGGTATATGATGAACGGCGCTCAGCAAATCGTTGGCGGCCTTCTAGCTTACTGTTTCAGTCTTATTCAGTCGGGACCCCTCAAGTCGTGGAA
This window contains:
- a CDS encoding glycosyl hydrolases family 6 domain-containing protein; this translates as MVVGILATLATLATLAASVPLEERQSCSSVWGQCGGQNWAGPFCCASGSTCVYSNDYYSQCLPGAASSSSSTRASSTTSRVSSATSTRSSASTPPPASSTTPAPPVGSGTATYSGNPFVGVTPWANSFYASEVSTLAIPSLTGAMATAAAAVAKVPSFMWLDTLDKTPLMSSTLSDIRAANKAGGNYAGQFVVYDLPDRDCAAAASNGEYSIADGGVAKYKNYIDTIRGIVTTFSDIRILLVVEPDSLANLVTNLATPKCSNAQSAYLECINYAITQLNLPNVAMYLDAGHAGWLGWPANQDPAAQLFANVYKNASSPRAVRGLATNVANYNAWNITTAPSYTQGNAVYNEKLYIHAIGPLLANHGWSNAFFITDQGRSGKQPTGQQQWGDWCNAVGTGFGIRPSSNTGDSLLDSFVWVKPGGECDDALQPAPEAGSWFQAYFVQLLTNANPSFL
- a CDS encoding glycosyl hydrolase family 88 domain-containing protein, which codes for MPLTAHGFDAQEIHSKIQLLIHGLVNIKDETGEFLMTLADGRVIDTKGWNDWEWTHGVGLYGIWQYYQATGDPKYLQIIEDWFQNRFASGGTTKNINTMAAMLTLAYVYEKTKNPTYLLWLDSWAEWAYHDLERTKYGGMQHITYLEENDQQLWDDTLMMTVLPLAKIGLVLDRPHYVKEAKYQFLLHIQYLFDARTGLFFHGWSFNDGGHNFASARWARGNSWLTIVIPEIIELLDLASDDPFCIHLKSTLAAQCEALKAFQAPSGLWRTLLDIPEEDGSYQESSATAGFAFGLLKAQRKHYLKDEYRNVAFKAIQGVLSNINSDGQLLNTSFGTGMGSDLEFYKKIPITPMPYGQAMAILALVELLRIFI